In one window of Oceanococcus sp. HetDA_MAG_MS8 DNA:
- a CDS encoding RNA methyltransferase: protein MSHPTHPGNIGATARAMKVMGLADLVLVNPKPGIFPSEEATARAVSADDILAQAHVVSSVEEALADCNWVVGTTARLRHIGPPVISPREWAEDGAKRREHLRPAILFGTERVGLSNEEISLCQALVRIPTNEGFSSLNVAMAVQLFCYEWFVAHNGTAAEAPPLEAPLATHAELEGFLGHLRGLSDDVEFFARKNPDAVHRRLKALFARAQMDRNEINILRGLLRDIQKALAGRTSVGSRPLE from the coding sequence ATGAGTCACCCCACGCACCCCGGAAATATTGGGGCAACGGCGCGTGCCATGAAGGTCATGGGCCTTGCGGATTTGGTGTTAGTGAACCCCAAACCCGGCATCTTTCCCAGTGAAGAGGCGACCGCGCGGGCGGTGTCTGCGGACGATATTTTGGCCCAGGCTCATGTAGTGTCTAGCGTGGAAGAGGCGCTTGCCGACTGCAACTGGGTGGTGGGTACCACGGCGCGTCTGCGCCATATTGGTCCGCCGGTGATCAGTCCTCGAGAATGGGCCGAAGATGGGGCCAAGCGTCGGGAGCATTTGCGGCCAGCCATTCTTTTTGGCACCGAGCGCGTGGGCTTGAGCAACGAGGAAATATCCTTATGCCAAGCACTGGTCCGCATTCCGACCAACGAGGGTTTCTCCTCACTCAATGTCGCCATGGCCGTGCAGTTGTTTTGCTACGAGTGGTTTGTGGCCCACAACGGCACTGCTGCAGAGGCTCCACCGTTGGAGGCGCCGTTAGCCACCCATGCGGAGCTGGAGGGGTTTCTGGGTCATCTGCGCGGCTTATCTGATGATGTGGAGTTCTTCGCGCGCAAAAACCCCGACGCCGTTCATCGTCGACTTAAGGCCTTGTTTGCCCGCGCCCAAATGGATCGTAACGAGATCAATATTTTGCGCGGCCTATTGCGGGATATTCAAAAAGCACTAGCAGGGCGTACGTCGGTTGGGTCGCGGCCTTTAGAATAG